The Lancefieldella sp. Marseille-Q7238 genomic interval TCGTACCTGCTATCAGTGCGACAGGGACCGCATACTGCACAGCAAAAGTTTTCGCCGCCTTGCTCATAAGACGCAAGTGTTTCTCGCGCCGGAAGGCGATCACTATCGCACACGGCTCATCCATACGTTAGAAGTCGCTCAGATTTCGAGATCTATCGCACGTCCTTTGGGACTGAATGAAGACCTGGCAGAGGCGATAGCGCTTGGACACGACCTTGGGCATACGCCATTTGGGCATATCGGCGAGAAGGCCTTGTCAACAGCCATTGCTCTCTATAGGGGTCTGAATCCTTTGGATCCAAAAAATCAGCGGCTTTTTGCTCATAATGAACAAGGGGCGCGCATCGTTGAGCTTCTTGAACGTAACGGCAGGGGTCTTAATTTGAGCCGAGAGGTAGTAGACGGCATTCGGTGCCACTCGGGCAGTCTTCGAGCCATGACAGCGGAAGGTCGCATCGTCGGCGTTGCCGACCGTATCGCCTATGTAACGCACGACATTGACGATGCAGAACGCGCTGGACTTCTCACGGAAGCAATGTTGCCTCGGGAGTCGCGCGCGCTTCTCGGGGGTTCGTCTTCCGAGCGCATCGAAACTATGGTGCATGACATCGTTATCAAGAGCGCGGCCGTAGGGGATATTCAGATGTCGGAAGTCATGTGGGATGCCATGATGCACATGCGTTCGTTTCTCTTTGATAACCTCTACGCAAATGGGGATGCAAAATACGAAGAGCCCAAAGCGTACGACCTCATTATCGAGCTGTTTGACTACTTCATTTCGCACCTTGATGAAGTGCCTGATGAGTATACGGTTCACGATGCGGATAAGCCCGAACTGCAGGTAGCTGATTTTGTTGCAGGCATGACAGACAGATATGCAACGCGGACCTTTGAAGACCTGCGTCTTCCGAAATCGTGGAGGGAGAACAGAGGTAATCACAGGTAAGGCGATAAGAACAACGCGCAAGAATGGGGAAGAGCGAGCACTTCTCGCTGAAACAGAGGAATTTGAAAGAAATTCTCGCGTTATCCTTGCCTGAAAGCCCAAGGTCTAATATACTTTTCACCTATGTGTTGAGCTATGTGTCGCTCGCCTCTGCGTCGGCACCTCTAGAGATGAGGAAATATGGATTACATTCGCGCAATTGAGCGCCAGCAGATCCGCGAGGATATCCCCGCTGTTCGCGTTGGTGACAATGTAAAGGTTCACTATCGCATCGTCGAGGGTGACCGTACTCGTGAACAGGTCTTTCAGGGCGACATCATCCGCCTTTCAGGCGAGGGTTCGCGTGAGACGTTTACCGTCCGTAAAATCAGCTTCGGTATCGGCGTTGAGCGTACGTTCCCGCTCCATAGCCCTAAGATTGCAAAGCTTGAAGTAGTTCGTCACGGTGTCGTGCACCGCGCTAAGCTTTACTTCCTGCGCGATCGTATCGGCAAAGCCGCCCGTCTTCGTGAGCAGCGCTAAGCCAAGGCGTACCTGCAGTATGATGAAGCCGTCCATAGGGGCGGCTTTTTCAGTAGGGAACTTCTTCAAGAGGAATGATGATGTCGTTTGATTCATCACGATTGACGGCAAAAGAAATCGCAGCGTTTTTGAGTGACGCATCCGAGTCTGAGGTTCTTGCGCTCGCCGAGCGTTATGCCGAAGATCCGCGAAAACAGGTGCAACACGCGCTCGCTTTAGCTCAAAAACGCCTCCTGCGTATCCGCGAAGAAAGAAAGCGCGTAGAGTCACTCTATACGCTTCAGCGCGCACTGGGCGGAGAAGGCATTATTGTCGGCGTTGATGAGGTAGGTCGTGGTCCTGTCGCTGGACCTTTGACCGTCTGTGCGGTTGTGCTTCCTGATAATCCTTATATTGAGGGACTGAATGACTCAAAGCAATTGTCGGCCGCAAAGCGCGAACTGGTTGCGGCTCAGGTTGCCAAGGTTGCGCTTGCTATAGGCATTGCCTCTATTGAGCCTGCAGAAATTGACGAGAAGGGAATGACAGCTTCACTTCGAAAGGCAATGCGGATTGCCATTGATAAAACAGGCGTTGAGCCGGACTGTGTTCTTATTGATGGAAATCCTGTTCATGCGCATCCGCTTGAAAAAACAATCATAAAGGGCGATGCCAAGATAGCTTCAATTGCCGCTGCTTCCGTTGTTGCTAAAGTATCCAGAGACGCTTTGATGGTGGCATACGACACGCGCTATCCCCAGTATCATTTTGCTGAAAACAAGGGTTATGCCTCGGCAGATCATATCGCCGCTATTGCGCAATACGGACTTTCTCCGATTCATCGCGTCTCGTTTTGTGGAAATTTTGAGAAGGGGCCGCGCCTCTTTGAATCGCCGTCATATCAATAATGTAATTACTGTCCTGGTTTGTCGCGCTTCCATTTGATACCCCTGCGCAACATGCAGGGGCATCGATTGTGGCTCTCAAAAAAATACATCAAAATTTTTTGCGGCTAGACATGCTTGTCAGATAACGGTCAGATTGAAGACAGAATGCTGTCAGATCGGCCTGTCATGATAGCTCTCTCAAGAAAGCGAAGGGAGAGCTTATGGACGAACAACTTGAATTTGATGCCAA includes:
- a CDS encoding deoxyguanosinetriphosphate triphosphohydrolase — encoded protein: MKTVTREDLERREHEFLAPEAAFSDSSQGRLTPEEPDAFRTCYQCDRDRILHSKSFRRLAHKTQVFLAPEGDHYRTRLIHTLEVAQISRSIARPLGLNEDLAEAIALGHDLGHTPFGHIGEKALSTAIALYRGLNPLDPKNQRLFAHNEQGARIVELLERNGRGLNLSREVVDGIRCHSGSLRAMTAEGRIVGVADRIAYVTHDIDDAERAGLLTEAMLPRESRALLGGSSSERIETMVHDIVIKSAAVGDIQMSEVMWDAMMHMRSFLFDNLYANGDAKYEEPKAYDLIIELFDYFISHLDEVPDEYTVHDADKPELQVADFVAGMTDRYATRTFEDLRLPKSWRENRGNHR
- the rplS gene encoding 50S ribosomal protein L19; amino-acid sequence: MDYIRAIERQQIREDIPAVRVGDNVKVHYRIVEGDRTREQVFQGDIIRLSGEGSRETFTVRKISFGIGVERTFPLHSPKIAKLEVVRHGVVHRAKLYFLRDRIGKAARLREQR
- a CDS encoding ribonuclease HII encodes the protein MSFDSSRLTAKEIAAFLSDASESEVLALAERYAEDPRKQVQHALALAQKRLLRIREERKRVESLYTLQRALGGEGIIVGVDEVGRGPVAGPLTVCAVVLPDNPYIEGLNDSKQLSAAKRELVAAQVAKVALAIGIASIEPAEIDEKGMTASLRKAMRIAIDKTGVEPDCVLIDGNPVHAHPLEKTIIKGDAKIASIAAASVVAKVSRDALMVAYDTRYPQYHFAENKGYASADHIAAIAQYGLSPIHRVSFCGNFEKGPRLFESPSYQ